The following are encoded together in the Chaetodon auriga isolate fChaAug3 chromosome 4, fChaAug3.hap1, whole genome shotgun sequence genome:
- the stra6l gene encoding STRA6-like — MIRNQVEHCFSRDSTAQDCQNGISMDLFLHLSIIPAVLIIGVLSFLQKRAKSLGIDHRLPFLDGRFAIVVPLDTIGSLSNRWSYGFAFGAVSSSVLLLFSEGYIPFTVPTWARAIVFLVGALEVGLVYFPFFACLSTPFRAAGAVLGILYSVSWITVTAWDTFTCPSGKILGKYQKIIVQCPCILSLIFLLGRFIYMLVKVVRIRMQLEEEDHEDLIGHHQVQHVKRLLRKIPKHSKPLSWFQSRVYEWDPYFKFPNRIIGTAVVSLIGLYTVTLADYSLSHVAFDRIESWKNTLKYLDTSCNQTEALDTMILQLEEFIDVARKSWLATTIFASLNSVAYTFHVLVCYRKHLRRLWKGQKGFIPEKFHNPSSAISVASITRYSGWQIAFTLWGYLIVHFVHFLFALLLAYALVLPIQHGRTMNMLANLGIIVLTISLVIALVVVQITLVQIFFLQDKMSPTDKEKPLALNNRKAFHCFNYFFFFYNVVMGIGNCIMRLLCSIVAGSWLVSRIDRTIMQRGYEGMDAGYITWIGMIFADHYHNNPVMVCFCQLLVSTKLERHAASSYSTFGNTPSESPGNSRARRRWMLFYTLLRNPRLILFRKHHLSSSSSLETSSSHLSDTVLQAWVMASQTQTHQSASVSPPQTAVIPPIPAEDC; from the exons ATGATAAGAAACCAAGTGGA GCACTGTTTCTCCAGGGACTCCACAGCTCAGGACTGTCAGAATGGAATCTCTATGGACCTCTTCCTGCACCTTTCAATCATACCAGCA GTGCTGATCATTGGGGTGCTCTCATTCCTCCAGAAAAGAGCCAAGAGCCTGGGCATCGACCACAGACTGCCCTTCCTGGACGGACGTTTTGCCATCGTGGT GCCTTTGGATACTATAGGCAGCCTCAGTAACCGTTGGTCCTATGGGTTTGCATTTGGTGCCGTGTCCTCCAGcgtcctgctgctcttctctgaaGGTTACATCCCCTTCACTGTCCCAACCTGGGCCAGAG CTATAGTGTTTCTGGTTGGAGCTTTAGAGGTGGGCCTGGTCTATTTCCCTTTctttgcctgtctgtccacacctttcagagcagcaggggCAGTGCTGGGGATACTCTACTCTGTGTCCTG GATCACTGTCACAGCCTGGGATACATTCACCTGTCCCAGTGGTAAG ATTCTGGGGAAATACCAGAAGATCATCGTCCAGTGTCCCTGCATCCTttccctcatcttcctcttggGGCGATTCATTTACATGCTGGTCAAAGTTGTTCGAATACGCATGCAACTGGAAGAGGAG GACCATGAAGACCTGATTGGGCATCACCAGGTGCAGCATGTTAAGAGGCTGCTGAGGAAAATACCTAAACACAG TAAGCCCCTCAGCTGGTTCCAGAGCAGAGTGTACGAGTGGGACCCCTACTTCAAGTTCCCCAACAGGATCATCGGCACTGCTGTTGTATCTCTCATTGGCCTGTACACG GTGACCCTGGCAGATTACAGTCTCAGTCATGTGGCTTTTGACCGAATAGAGAGCTGGAAGAACACACTAAAATATCTGGATACTTCTTGTAACCAGACTGAAGCCCTGGACACCATGATACTGCAACTGGAAGAATTCATAGACGTGGCGAGGA AGTCTTGGCTTGCTACCACCATCTTTGCAAGTCTCAACTCTGTAGCCTACACCTTCCATGTCTTGGTGTGTTATAG AAAACACTTGAGGAGGCTGTGGAAAGGGCAGAAGGGGTTTATTCCTGAGAAGTTTCACAACCCTAGCTCCGCTATCAGCGTA GCTTCCATCACAAGATACTCTGGTTGGCAAATAGCGTTTACACTGTGGG GCTACCTGATTGTCCATTttgtccacttcctgtttgctctgctgttaGCCTATGCGCTGGTTCTTCCTATCCAGCATGGCAGGACAATGAACATGCTCGCCAACCTGGGAATCATAGT TCTGACCATCAGCCTGGTGATCGCACTGGTGGTTGTCCAAATAACTCTGGTTCAGATCTTCTTCCTTCAGGACAAAATGTCTCCCACTGATAAAGAAAAACCCCTGGCTCTCAACAACAG gaAGGCATTCCACTGCTTCAActacttcttctttttctacAACGTGGTGATGGGGATCGGCAACTGCATAATGAGGCTGCTGTGCAGCATTGTGGCAGGATCATGGCTGGTGTCACGCATAGACCGGACCATTATGCAAAGAGGATATGAAGGCATGGATGCCG GCTACATTACTTGGATTGGGATGATCTTTGCTGACCATTATCATAACAATCCAGTCATGGTGTGTTTCTGCCAGTTGCTGGTCTCCACCAAACTGGAGAGACATGCTGCGTCTTCATACTCCACATTCGGCAACACGCCATCTG AATCCCCTGGGAACAGCCGGGCCAGGAGGCGTTGGATGTTGTTTTATACATTACTAAGGAATCCTCGTCTGATCCTGTTCAGAAAGCATCAcctctcctcatcttcatcactggaGACATCGTCATCTCACCTGTCAGACACAGTGCTGCAGGCTTGGGTCATGGCATCTCAAACACAGACTCACCAAAGTGCATCAGTGTCACCACCACAGACTGCAGTTATACCACCAATACCAGCAGAAGACTGTTAA
- the tdrd7a gene encoding tudor domain-containing protein 7A encodes MADSESVKKMLRSVLQSSKAGVSVSSLQSEYRSLCGESIPLKKLGYSRLEDYLQSIPSVVRLEYHSGELRCFATVCQETAHIAELVAKQKSSKKSGCSQVINCRMRFKVSKPHMLSVRPRSSLRQPSAGGDSNWLSNRTKSHGGHRGFSASGDYRQLDQRLRSITPVERRPPAPPPPVEHCAVLNREEKSFAKQQQPKEKPPEQVVRPNHSQSSGYSVELEQNRLSQLLGKYCSGLWMSKLSEVYSDMFKQPLHPQVLIDLEKWSHICMVDKLSSTHQVGSLIYPPLPPTPFTARPASPTSSSTITPISSCPSTPEQPYTPVSPSPVPKPRVSPQNPLARPTFIFPPQAVAASSGKPWSPVTLRSLDRSPAVAPLPPPCGNLAVYANDGCKDNNLPKTTLSHKKTTPLLAPTWKCPPSTNPPPLTSSLHADPDFFAPLKVALSSNAAPCPPLKAPAAVVSAEVRQRIKELLSKYSQGLWAHALPKLFIDTYKMPFPEHILDNLSFLLDICTVEYPVPHNKKKAILYYMSGTDMETMDGPESRQCRSHPLPSDVEVLGPMLPPSLVPPSEQYPSVLIADVKSSDAVTIRYVGENYSNAQETMEDTMHCYYSQSSTHCPLSDPVVGQLVAVRGEDGEELTRAQVIEVTAPSKVKVYYVDYGLTVETSGTNLLVLHQDFLSLPFQATNVTLAGLEAFSSHPLVLSSLDKLAVGKILLMETVEPCQQNETPMAVLYDTSQDNDVNINSTCLKALQDKTVNNPLTVNATYQDVCVTNVCADGIIYCQLPSRGTARLRKLLKETKAIFSSQVTSESLVSRPFIGKFCLARYKGKWSRAEITNMYGNRVMEIVFIDLGVPATVEVTDLREFPPVFLKDLTIIPPQAVKCRLADLAVPEGGWSPKAVRWLKDAVLGSEDCRMKILKLDQHKGDLLVYMYLFVGSDSQELEKSVNRQLAQSELWHKVTQNNNTVTSYNSNVDTGLGALVKLTLDSPVSNSIIKGSTRPHRTEDSSFPDTATETGMQPLAMPPLLELPQPGQNMDVFVPVAYHPGYFVLQKWQDLHKLVVLMGEMVLYYNRTWKINTATHIQKGEVYAAKIDKNWHRVQVKGILANGLVSVYELDHGKHELVLSTLLRPLIEEFRHLPFQAITAQLAGVTQHQWSEEACMLFRNHVEDRALVALVDSVQEVSEVTDELWERKLTVYLVDTALEDRDLWIHRIMVNIGSELSTAA; translated from the exons ATGGCGGACAGTGAGTCTGTTAAGAAAATGTTGAGGTCTGTTCTCCAGTCCAGCAAGGCCGGCGTGTCTGTGAGCAGCCTGCAGTCAGAGTACCGGTCACTGTGCGGAGAGAGCATCCCGCTCAAGAAGCTGGGCTACTCCAGACTGGAGGACTACCTCCAGAGCATCCCCTCTGTAGTCCGCCTGGAGTACCACAGCGGTGAG CTGAGATGCTTTGCGACAGTGTGCCAAGAGACAGCCCACATTGCTGAGCTGGTGGCCAAGCAGAAGAGCTCCAAGAAGTCTGGTTGCTCCCAAGTCATCAACTGCAGGATGAGGTTCAAAGTCTCCAAGCCTCACATGCTCAGTG TGAGGCCAAGGTCCTCTCTCCGCCAACCGTCAGCTGGTGGTGATTCTAACTGGCTTTCAAACCGTACAAAGTCCCATGGCGGCCACAGAGGCTTCAGCGCCTCAGGAGACTACAG GCAGTTGGATCAGAGGTTAAGATCCATCACCCCTGTTGAACGCAGACCGCCGGCTCCTCCACCACCTGTAGAACACTGTGCTGTGCTTAACAG GGAGGAGAAGAGCtttgcaaagcagcagcagcctaaAG AGAAACCTCCGGAACAAGTTGTCCGACCCAACCATTCCCAG TCTTCTGGGTATAGCGTGGAGCTGGAGCAGAACAGATTATCTCAGCTCCTCGGGAAATACTGCAGTGGACTGTGGATGTCGAAACTATCGGAGGTCTACAGTGACATGTTCAAACAGCCGCTTCACCCTCAGGTGCTCATAGATCTGGAAAAGTGGTCACACATCTGTATG GTGGATAAACTTTCCAGCACCCACCAGGTTGGCTCCCTCATCtaccctcctctgcctcctacGCCTTTCACTGCCCGTCCAGCGTCACCCACCAGTTCAAGCACCATCACACCCATTTCTTCCTGTCCTTCAACACCTGAACAACCTTACACCCCCGTCTCTCCTTCCCCCGTTCCCAAACCTAGGGTTTCCCCCCAAAACCCTTTGGCTCGGCCCACCttcatttttcctccacaggcTGTTGCTGCCTCTTCAGGCAAGCCGTGGTCTCCAGTCACGCTGCGTAGCCTTGACCGCAGCCCTGCTGTTGCTCCCTTGCCGCCCCCATGTGGCAATCTTGCAGTCTATGCCAATGATGGATGTAAAGATAACAACTTGCCCAAAACTACCCTCAGCCACAAAAAAACCACTCCACTCTTAGCCCCCACCTGGAAGTGCCCTCCATCAACCAACCCTCCTCCCCTGACTTCCTCCCTCCATGCTGACCCTGACTTTTTCGCCCCTTTGAAGGTTGCCTTGTCCTCCAATGCTGCCCCTTGTCCTCCCTTGAAAGCCCCTGCTGCCGTTGTGTCGGCTGAGGTGCGTCAGAGAATAAAGGAGCTTCTCTCCAAGTACAGTCAGGGTCTGTGGGCCCATGCTTTGCCCAAACTCTTTATTGACACATACAAGATGCCATTCCCCGAACATATTCTGGACAACTTATCTTTTTTGCTGGATATATGCACTGTGGAGTACCCTGTGCCACACAACAAAAAGAAG GCCATTCTGTATTACATGAGTGGAACAGACATGGAAACCATGGACGGCCCAGAAAGCCGGCAGTGTAGAAGCCACCCCCTTCCCTCTGATGTGGAGGTGCTTGGCCCTATGTTGCCTCCTTCTCTGGTTCCTCCCTCAGAGCAGTACCCCTCTGTGCTGATTGCTGATGTAAAGAGCAGCGATGCTGTCACTATAAG GTATGTAGGTGAGAACTACTCCAATGCCCAGGAGACCATGGAGGACACCATGCACTGCTACTATAGCCAAAGCTCCACCCACTGTCCTTTGTCTGACCCTGTTGTTGGTCAGCTGGTAGCAGTCaggggagaggatggagaggagctgaCCAGAGCTCAGGTCATAGAGGTGACGGCCCCTAGCAAGGTCAAG GTATACTATGTAGACTACGGCCTCACTGTGGAAACCAGTGGGACCAATCTGCTGGTCCTGCACCAGGACTTCCTCTCTTTGCCATTCCAGGCTACAAATGTTACACTTGCAG GCCTAGAGGCATTCAGCTCCCATCCACTGGTGCTGTCCTCCCTGGACAAGTTGGCAGTGGGAAAGATCCTGCTGATGGAGACAGTAGAGCCGTGTCAACAGAACGAGACACCCATGGCAGTGCTGTACGACACTTCGCAGGACAATGACGTCAACATCAATTCCACCTGCCTGAAGGCTCTGCAGGACAAGACCGTGAACAACCCTCTGACT GTGAATGCGACCTAtcaggatgtgtgtgtcacaaatgtgtgtgcagatggtATCATTTACTGCCAGCTGCCCTCCAGAGGAACTGCAAGACTCAGGAAGTTACTGAAGGAAACAAAGGCCATCTTCTCCTCCCAG GTGACATCTGAGTCCCTGGTGTCCAGACCCTTCATTGGCAAGTTCTGTCTAGCCCGCTACAAAGGAAAGTGGTCCAGAGCGGAG ATCACCAACATGTACGGCAACAGAGTGATGGAGATCGTCTTCATTGACTTGGGTGTCCCGGCAACTGTAGAAGTCACTGATCTCCGAGAGTTCCCCCCAGTTTTCCTCAAAGACTTGACCATCATCCCACCACAG GCCGTCAAATGTCGCCTGGCTGACCTCGCAGTTCCAGAGGGAGGCTGGAGCCCAAAGGCTGTTCGGTGGCTGAAGGATGCTGTCCTAGGCTCCGAAGACTGTAGAATGAAG atCTTGAAATTAGACCAGCACAAAGGGGACTTGCTGGTCTATATGTATCTCTTCGTTGGCAGTGACAGTCAGGAGTTGGAAAAGAGTGTCAACCGTCAGCTGGCCCAGTCAGAGCTGTGGCACAAAGTCACACAGAATAACAATACAGTCACCAGCTATAACAGCAATGTGGATACAG GTCTTGGTGCTCTGGTGAAGTTGACTCTGGACAGCCCTGTCTCAAACTCCATCATCAAGGGCTCAACACGACCTCACAGAACAGAGGACTCATCTTTTCCAGATACAGCCACCGAAACTGGGATGCAACCACTTGCAATGCCTCCCCTGCTGGAACTCCCTCAG CCTGGCCAGAATATGGATGTGTTTGTGCCGGTGGCCTATCACCCTGGTTACTTCGTGCTGCAGAAGTGGCAGGATCTGCATAAGCTGGTGGTGCTGATGGGAGAGATGGTTCTCTATTATAACCGGACGTGGAAGATCAACACAGCTACACACATCCAGAAAGGAGAGGTCTACGCTGCCAAAATAGACAAGAA TTGGCACCGCGTGCAGGTGAAGGGGATTCTGGCCAACGGATTGGTTTCCGTCTACGAGTTGGACCACGGAAAACACGAGCTGGTCCTCAGTACTCTGCTCCGGCCTCTGATAGAGGAATTCAGACATTTGCCCTTTCAGGCCATCACTGCACAGCTGGCAG GTGTGACGCAGCACCAGTGGTCAGAGGAGGCCTGCATGTTATTCAGGAACCACGTGGAGGATCGGGCGCTGGTTGCCCTGGTAGACAGTGTGCAGGAGGTGTCGGAGGTAACAGATGAGCTGTGGGAGCGCAAGCTGACAGTTTACCTGGTGGACACTGCACTGGAGGACAGAGACCTTTGGATTCACAGAATCATGGTCAACATCGGCAGTGAGCTGTCCACAGCAGCCTAG